The genomic interval GTCCAGCTCAAGTTGCCTCTGTACAAGCACCACAGTGGGTCCTATGTGATTCTAGTTCACGCACACAGCCGTCAGTAGCTGGTATTCCGGAACCGTGAAAGCTGGTCATGTGGCCTTGTGCCATCAGTGACCCAGCCACGCAGCTACGCCATGCGCTCTACACCCCCCCCAACAACAAAAGAAGTCCGCCGAGCGGTAGGGTACTCGGAACTGTTCGTCTGCTCGCGGCTGCTCCCGTGCTCAGTCTTCACTGCGCCTTTCGCTGGCCCCTGGAGCTTCTGTGTGGCGGAAGATGCGTGCCTTGCTTTGCACGCGGACGTACCAGGCGTGGACTAGTCATGGCAGGATCTCTAACATGAACTAATTCTGCCGTTGCTGCGTCCTGTGCACCCTGGATCGGAATGCGGCGGTCGTTTTCTCCCGTGGACCCCCTTAGAGGGTTGCTGGCAGCTACGTTCAGAACACATGTACCGATACTATGATGTGTCTGCGTTGGGGAAATCAGGCATCTACACCAGACAAACCCGCACACGGGTGTCCCCTGCAGTGGCAccagcgcacgcagacgagaTTGCGGTTCTGTGCGCATTGCGGGAATGCGTTGGGCACCGTGAACCAGCAGGCGTTGAACGCACTGCACTTTGTTTACACCGGCTGTTCCACCACAGGCCAATAGACAACTAATCGTATTCCTTCGCGCGGGGCTGTACAGTTCGGGCCTGAATCGAGGAAGACATCACTTGGCTGTACACCAGGAAGGATGTTTCTCTCCAAGAACGCGCTGAACCCCGACAAAAAATGATGTTTCCGGTTGACGCTCCCCCGCGGATTAtgaagaagcagagcggTACTTCCGCACACTGTCAGTTCTCGGTACCTATACAAACATGTCGAATTTGCTGTAATGTGACATGCAATATTTTTAGAGCACACCATGCCACGCCGAACGCGAAAGACATCTCTCTGCAAACGGAAACACGGAAATGTCTCCATTTGCACATAGCTATTTTACACAGGTTGCAGACGAACGCGCCTCTGCCACACTTGGTggcggccgccttcgctgtTCCCTCTCTATACAACCGTGTCGAGATGCAGCTCAGAACAATTGCCATCGCAACATTGATAACCCCACGCACACGAAACAAAGCCGAGTCTGCATTTCAGATGACGGCTTCAGTTTGACTGACGCCGGATCTCACAAGGGAAACTAAGGCCTGGCTTCACCGCCAGCCCCGTCGTCCGCCAGCGAAGCTGCAAATTTCCACGCCGCCATCATCGGCGTGCTGTCCGCCGTGGCGATTTCTACGGGTACGGCCAGAGGCAGTCTTTGCCTCACGTGGTTGACGTCATGAACACGGTACTGCCAAAACTTTTGTCGCTGGGCTTCCTACAGGCGTCGTTCGATGACACCATGCACACGGAGGCCTCTCCCTCGGAAGTGTGGTCGACTGAGGAGCGGCGAACAAACTGACGGTACGGATGCGGATTTTTCTGGTGGAGCCACAAAAGAATGCCAAGCCATATGTACTGAATCGCCATAAGGATAGTCATTGCGATCTGCATGAAGAACGGGTCGCCTTTGCCAATGCGAATCACCACGCCTTCGTACATGCAGTTCGTCAGCAAAGacaggaggccgccgcacaTGACTGTCAGGCCGATGAGTTTACCAAAGAATTGCGCAGAAAACGTTGCTTCAATGTACACGAAAGCTTGGCTCGCGAAAAGTGACATGTACAGTGCGTAGAACGTGACAGAAACGTACCCAAATGCATCGTGCACGCGAATCATCGACGTCAAATACATCAGCAGCCCGCAGGTGTTCACAACAGCCATGATCTTTACAATGCCGAAGCAGTCTGCAAGCTTTCCGAGAATGACGCACGGAATGAAGCTCAACGGCTGGATAATCTCCATGAAATCGACGACGGAGTCAGGAAACATGCGCCGCGGGGCCTGTGTATAGAACGTCCCGCCCCACGCCACGCCGATGAAATACACCACTACAAGCAGATAGCGCTCCGAAAACACCTGCTTCAGAAACGGGCGCAGACCTGAGGTGTCACCCCTGTCGTCCTGAAGTtttggcgacggcgccgccgctcgcagcgcgccgcagacgcatagctccgcctcctcttcggcgccgaTCGCCGCCACGTACTCTGCATCGGAAAACTTCTCGCGCACCTTGTCTTTGAGTGCCGCGGTCGCAGGGACCTCGCTCCGCAGTTCCCCCTCGACAGACCACGTGCCTTCTGTTGCAGTTTCAGAGTCGTCTGTCGCCACGCAGGCCAgttcgtcgccctctgcgccttcaggCCCGGCGGGGGGCGTCGCAACCTCAGACTGGATCTCTGCGTAGGCGCCTGTATCTGCTCCACAAGCGGCGCGCTTTCCGGTGGCAGGCCctcccagcgcgcgcgcatcGTCGCTGACAGACTTGTCGCCGATGGCCAAACTCGTCACGACGGACAGCGACGCTGCCGACTTGCAGCTCGACTGCCGTCGAGTGTCGCCCGACAGACACAgatccgcgccgcccgcctcgaggtcgcggcgacgcgtagCTTTTTCCGAGAAAGTGTCgactgcgcgcccgccgcgcttcgcgtgcTGCGTCGCAGCGTCTGGCACGTCGCAGTCGACCAGGTAGTTGTGCGTAGGCACAAGGAACAGCGCAACGAGGATGCTGAGAATCGGTCCGACGCCGACGTAGCACAGCGCAACCGTTCGCAGACTTGCCCCCTGGGTCTCGACAAACGGTGCGAGCACTGCGGGGACCGCAGagctcgccgacgacgccgaaCTGAGAATCGTGATGATCAACCCCGCGGAACCGGGGAAGAGGCGCGTGACGCACATCACAGGCAGAAACCCCGAGTCCGTTCCCAAGCCGATGAGCGCCAGGGCGGCAGTGTacgtcgcgggcgaggcctgcgaaaaggcgagcagcagccaACCCGCGAGCGACAGGGACTGCCCCAGGCACATTGCCCACTTGGGCCCAACAAAGTCCATGAGCGCCCCTCCGCACGCACTCAtgacgcagcagagcgacCCCGCCAGCGTGAACAGTCTCTGCACCGCTGCGTCTTGCGCATCGCAGATGAAGATTTCGCCTTGCTGTCTCAAGTCCGGTGAAAACTCACCCGTGACGGGGTCCCTGCTGCACAGCGTGGAGAAGCCCTCATTGTGGAAGATCAGCGACGCCATCGCCGGCCACCCAAAGTAGATCGCCCCGGTCGTGCACCCGCACACAATGTAAAAGACAAGAAGCACATAGCGGTTCAAGTTGAACGGCGTGGGCTGATTGGCGCCCGGGAggtcgctgcgcggcagcaaCTTACTCAGGTGCCGCAGCCACTGCCGCGGCCAGGCAGACCCTCTAGTCGCCCCCTCCATATTGCTGCGCAAATCAGACAAGGGAAGATAACCACGCGGAGCGGCCTCGAGACGGACACGACAGGATCTGCTGCGTGCAGAGAAAAGTCAGGGGTAGGTGAACACCTCGAGTTCCTGCGGTGCTGACAGGGCAGAGTCTGCGTTCCCTCTGAAATGGCTGGGGAAcagagctcgcgcgcctgcagcacgaCTCCGGTATGCATGAGCGCCGTCTACAGCTAAAACTATACACGCGACAGATCGCTCAGCACCGCGCTCACGAGAGGCGGACACGCGCAACACCGGGCACAAAAAGAATATCGCAGCCGGCAACTGCGTAGAAGCCCTCCACAGGGTGGGCACCGCGGGGTCAGATACACTCGCTCAAGCAGCGGCAGGGCAACCGCTCGTCGAAGGACGCCTTCGCAGCGGAGTTGCACCAGCACCCAGTCTGCGCACCACGAGGCACTTCCTGGCGAGCGGAGACCCAAAAAAAAGTTCTAACTCGCGCCCTCAAGCAGGGTGGAAACCGTTAAGCACGCATACGCCGTAGTGATCTACGGCGTGTGGAcagccgcgcatgcgcaggcacGCGGGAAACAACTATATCGGGAAACGACAGGAGCTCGGGATTGCCCGCGCTCAGGCTGCGCGCCTTACTGCCGAAAGTAAGCTAAACAAGGAGTTGAGGCAACCGCGAACAAGGCCACGCACATTACTCGTTTCTCGCCACATGAAGACGGAGGATGCTAGACCGCTCCAACCTGTTTAGTCCACCTACATGAGACGAACGGAAGACAAGAAGAGCACTTCGCCCTAAACAGCCTTTACCACAGCAGAGACCGCGATACCGCAGTGGAACAATCATGATTTAAACATGGGCTACACACGAGCTATAAGACGCCACCGCAGAGCAAAACAGGGACGCACGCCCAGCAGAGACCACGTCGCCAACCGCGCTCTCCCAAAATCCAGGGAGAGGACTGTGTGCAGTGGACGGCGCCGACAGGCGCATGGTTCCACAAGGAAAGAATCAGCAGGAGATTTCATCTAGAGCCAGTGGCAAGTCCTCGCGAAAACAGCGATCGCACGGCTGGCGTtgcaggcagacgacgactTCACCATCCCCAGCAGCTGTCCGTCCCGTCTTCGTCAGAAAGACGTACACAtgccgacgacggcagccTCTCCGAAAGGCACGCATTCTCTAAGCTCACACGGCAACTTCAAAACGGCGTCCTTTCACTCACTTTTAAAACACGTAACTAAACAAGATCGTGAGTAAATTTTCGTCTCGAAAGAAAAGCAATCCAAATGTGGGGCCCGCACTCTCCGCCGGTCTTTCCGCCGACAAGTGTGGTCAGGTGGGAGCAGCGTGGAACCGAGCTATCGAGACGCGGCCAAGGCGCAAGTCCCGCGCGACTATTAGAGGGGTACCCAGAGCCCCACGAATCGCCGTCACGTGTGCAATACACGTTTTATCGCATGCCTCAACTGTATACCTTGCGATATACAGGCGTTAAAGAAGACCGCGTGGCCGTTGCGTGCAGCCGATTAGAGGCAGACGCTCTGTCCGTCGCAATGCAGACACAATGTGCTCCCCCAagacgagaggaagagaggcgaaTCGCATGCCGTTGCACAAAACACAGCCTTTCCGTAACCCGTGAGCAGGGGTACTCCTCCTTGGAGCGGCAAAACACCTGACATCTAAGGGAATGGCCGGAACACACGACAAGCGCCATGCGGCAGATCGACTCCGGCCTCGGCCGTGCACCGGGTCGCTAAAAGTATTTGGAAATGAGCCCTTCCAGCGGTGATTCATTCCTGAAGAAAAGTGCCACCATCAACACAACCCGGAGGCCATGCACTGACAAGTTAAGAAGAGGTCTGACAAAGTTCTGCCTCAGTTGTTTCTGGCACCCCGCCCCTGCTGCGGTTGACACATCGCCAATCGGTCTCAGAGAATGATGCTGGGCGATCTGGCGTAAGTTCCAGTGACCCTCTCGCCTGTTCCCGGAACAAAAACGCGAGCAGCCGTTGTCGTGCTAGCAGCACCAGAGGTTCACCGCAGCAACGATTCAGTTCTCAAACGCTGGAAGCGCGCACGGCATATCCGTGGCTACGATTAAACCAGAGCGCGCCGTTCACGAAGTCAAGACATGCAGCAGATGGTCGGTTTGCCCATGTTTTGTCTCAAACTGGCTTGCCCATCGTCCTTTGGGGAGTCAACTGTGATCGATCGAGTCATTCGGGAACGGCTGCAGCGGTCTGAGAGCAGACGCCAGCTTTGGATGCAGAAGAACCTGGTACACCGCACTAGAGCGAAAACTCGAGAACGGGTGAGCGCTCGTCGTACTGGTCTGACCTCTCTCGGAGCGGACTGTAACAAGGTCACACGGTAATAGGCAACCGTATCTAGGAGGTGCAACAAACCGGTTAACAGCACCTGAGATTCACGTTTCATTTCGTTGCGTGCTGGGAAGCGTGGTGATGACCTGTGGTTGCGCGGAACCGACATCGAACGCGGCTGCGGTGGAGCAGAGCCCTAGATTTGACGGTGGCTGATCTCTTGAGGTACCTAGTATTCCCACCTACTATGACTCTACTGTCTTCTTATCCACTGAAGAGGCCGTTTACGGAATTCGAGCCGCCCCGTTTCGCGTGTATAACGCTGACAGAGCTCCTACGCTAGCGTGTCCTTGAGGCACTGTTGTGGACCGTGTCTTACGGGCTGCGGCTGGAACAACCCCGTTCCCACGCAGGATTGAGGCCGGGGATTCCCATACAGCCTGGAGCCGCCGCTAGACTGCTTGGCTGAGCCAGCATGTCTTTCTGGAGTCGTCGCCTGGCGGGCGTTCGTTTCACACCCAGGAGATTCGAAGATTagcgcgcgaagcgaccGTTCTATAAACGCGTCATTCTTGATTGCACCCATGCAGCCGCCCTAGAGTAAGCAGTAAAGTCGGGAAGAAATAGTTTAGCATTGCCTTCAAGCCAGTCACCGAGACGACGTTCTTAATtgagagggcgaggggggcgTAAACTGCAGGCCGTATCTGGTGGCATACAAGGCACATCAAAGGTGGTTAGCATTTGAAAGATGACTCATCTGCAGTTTAGCAGGACTCAGCCTCAGGCAGGTAGCGCCTGGATCAGAAGACGAAGGTTGCGACGAATCGTTTCGTGCGTCGAGGCACAGCGACAGCCACGGTACTGGGTACTAGCCTGAGCTGAGATATCGGCCTGCGTCAGGCCTCACCTTGCGATGTGCCTGTAAGAGAGATCAGAGAAAAAAGCTTTGCTCCCGGCCCCGATAGGCATCGTGTTGAAGAAATATGTGCGTTGGATTACAAATTGTATGTGGGAAAGCATGTAAATGTCGCTGACTGTTCTGACTGGATCGGCTTTCAGCATCACACGAAATTGCATGCTCtatgcgcatgcagtctCGGTTTCAAAGAAAACACAGAAATTGATGACGGCAGAAGACGCTGACGACGCCTTTCGCGAGAAGTGTAAAGAAGGGCCTCACTGTTACGACAGGGATGTAGAGGTAAAGAGAACCCTGGTATCTCCGTAGACCGTGGAGCCGCACTTCCGCCTTTCCTTCCTTGTACACTGGAAGCCCCTACACTCGACAGCTCTGCTGGGCAGTCTGGGCATTCCTTGCTTtggtcttctctcttcttttctttctccgtTCCTCCCTTTGCGCTCTGTCGCGGCGTTTCTGTTTCTCTTGCCTCGTCATAACAGCAGCTACAACGAAGCTCGTTAGCATCCCCGCGTGTCCATCGgttccgcgtcgtcttttcCAGTCTTTTTTCGCTCATTCGTGCCGTACGGCGCCCAATTGTAAGCCTCACTTCGGTCTCCCGTCACATCCGCTCCTGCGAGCAGCTTTTCCATCTCgtcgtctctttttcttctacCCCGTCACCAGCGCCGCGTAGATTTCCCTGACCCGTAGCGTGTTTCTATACGACCTCTTGCCGCCCCCGTCCCTCTTCCCGTTCTCAGACTGTCGGGGGACTTTTTCTTCGCAAGCTAACGTGCTGGAAGTTCCTTCCCGAGTGACTCTACGCAATTGAATCGGCGCTCTGCCTTCTGCTGGCAAGCTTTACCATAGGCGTTTTCACGCACAACTCACCAAGATGGCGACGAACCTAGAAATCGATTCGGCGGAGTAAGGCTCCttcccctctcctctctttttccgTCTCTGGCTTCTGCGATGCTTTGCACTTAGTCGTGCACTGCTCTCTCGCTATTTCattcctccgcagcgtcaTCTGTCGCTGGTACAAATCCTCTCTCCCTATCTTCCTTTGTTTTCCTCAAACGCCATTAATTGCCTCTCAattctctcgccttcctccggcTTTCGTCATTCTTCTTGCGGGCCTTCCCCACCGTTTGCTGTCATCTGCTCTTCTGTTGCGTCTTCTTGCTCCTGTTGTCTGcgctccttcggcgcctgcgagccctGGAACAGGGTCGGGTGTGCGGCGCAGATCTTCTCTTTTCAACTTCTGCCAGGTCACCCCCCCCTTCGTCCGCTCCTGTCTGCTTTCTTTTGTGTCATgtcttctgctgcttcgGCATCTTCATCTCTCTTCCGTGTTGTGTCTGTTTTTCTATTGCCCCTacgtgtgtgtctgcatgcttcgtctcctctcgtttCTGTGTCTGCAGTGTCATTCGCCTCATTCTGCAGTTTCTGCAGGAGAGCAACCTCACTCGCTCTGTTCAGGTGAGACCTCGGAGGGTTGCGGCGCCCATCCTTTGCATGTTGGGCGCACTGTGGACGTCAAAATACCGGAGATACATGCaaaaacgcgcgcgccgcgtctgtctAACCCTCTACCTGCTTACcacgcctctcctctctcaaTCGCGCGTTGTAGCGGCGTGTGAGTCCACTGCGACGTCGCGCCTCTGGCTCCCAGATCggcgctctgcgtgcgccggcAGGCTCCTAGCGTCCGCAGGAATACATATCTCGACACGATGTGAAGACTACGTGTATCTCAGTATACAGATACATACGTACTctacgtatatatattatatgtatatgtaatATATATGACTGAGAGGAttgaagcagagagagctgcTTTTCGCGAGGCGTGGATGGTGGCGTCGCGCGTTCTGCCGTGCTTTTCTCGCTGTTTTCTGTTCCGGTCTGCCAGCTGTCAAGTCTCGTCTGCCTTTGGAGCGCGGCTGTTTCGTTCAGATTCTTCAAGAAGAGAGTGGCGTCTACTTGAACGCCGTCGAGAGCGTGGAGGAGTTCGCGGGCGATGTCCAGCAAGGCAAATGGGATAAAGTCCTTCAAACGGTGTCGCACTGCAAGCTGCAAGATGACACGCTTCAGCTGCTGTATGAACAGGTCAGCGGGCCGCCATCTCTGCTAGCCGTGTCTGCTGGTTTTTCGCCATTCCCTGCTTCGCGGCGGGCTCTGggcgcgccttcagcgggcgcagagggggCGTTCGCACCTCTGGGTCCCTGGCCTACTGGCAGCGCTGCAGTATCGCTTTCCGTTATCTCGAATATGCGCCTTCGTACCACATCTGTACCTACGACGTACTTACACCCGTGCACACAacaatatacatatatttgtgCATGTGTGTAAATTAATACGCGTATGCAGCtgtctgtatgtatatgtatgcatatgcatgtataaGTATATGTGTATTATTTCTGCCATGTGCGTCCGCGCCTTTGTCTGTCGGTTTTTTAAGGTTCTCTGCGAGATGttggagctgcgcgaggtgGAGTTGGGGCGTTGTCTCTTGCGTGAGACGAGCGTGTTTAACCAGTATCGCTTGCAGAACCCAGAGAAATTCAAGCGTCTCGAGCTGCTGTGCAGCAAGCCCTTCTTCGACCCCAAAGACGTCTACGAGCACACCAGCAAAGAaaagcgacgcgccgccatCGCGCAAGGTACGTCTCGAAGCCCGTCCTTAAAGTCTCGATTGGAGTCAGCGAAGTGGGGGGGATCGTTGCACCAAATGCGCGCGGAGGAACCGTATTATAATGGATATGCGTCTCCGTGCGTGGGCGGCTATAGGCACAGCATCTATATATGCgaatgtgtgtatgtattcGCCTGtagatgcatgcgcatgcatatgtacatatgcatatgctGCCTCGAAACTTCGCTGGTTTtagtttagggtttagaaTTTAGGGTTTTTGATGTGTCCGCTGTGGCTGCAGCGATtgcgcaggagctgcagagcgtGCCCTCGTCGCGTCTGCTGACGCTGCTCGGCATGTCGCTCAAGTACCAGAAACAGAAAGGCATTTTGCCTTCCGGCGAGAAGTTCAATCTCTTCCTCAACTCCGCAGGCAGAGGAAAGGAGGGCCGCGAAGAGTTCCCCGTGGCGATTGCCAAAACCATTCGGGTGAGAGGCAGAGATACGCCCCGTTTGGAGAAGAGGACAGTCTTTGCTGCCTTATCGCTAGCCGCACGCCTGAAGCGAAGCCACGCAGCGAAACGATTGctcctcgccggccgccgggAGGatcgcggcgacggccgctaGACCTTTGGCACGTCTCGAGCGCCTGAGGAGGGACGCCGCTCCACAGAAGACGCAAAGTGCCTCTGTCTTCGGTCCCTGCGCAACCGCACACGAGCCTTGTTTCCGCGGCCCTGTGTGTGTCTTGGCGCCTCGTTTTCGGCGGTGTGCATGTGTCATTTTTCCGTATTTTTTTCATTGTTTGCTATTTAGTTTGGCAGCAAGTCGCACCCCGAGTGCGCAGCCTTCTCGCCAGACGGCCACCACTTGGTCTCGGGCTCGATCGACGGTTTCGTGGAGATCTGGGAGTGGACATCTGGGCAGCTCAACAAGGAACTCCCGTACCAGAAAGAGGTGAGAAAAACACAAACTTTCGGAGTAATTGATGCATGGAGTAAGCAGGGGGAGGGCAACATACGGGGCTGCAAATCCGGAGAAGTTGGCACGCCGGGGGAGCAGCGCAGtagagaggcgcgaggggggaggcgaccAGAGTTCAGCACAAAAATGgggaaaagagaaaacgacgTGGCAGCAAGAAGGGAGAAAAGTCGTCGCAACGAGACCACTCGCGACAACACACTGAACTCAAAGCTGAGGCAGAGGCTTGCGGGAACGCGGGCGCCTTCTCAGCCAGGTGGCCAGCGTGGACGCAACAGCgctctgtgtgtctctgttTCAGCAGTTGTGTGATGCGCGGAAACCTTGAGAATCCCGTTTTTCTGCATTTAGGACGCCTTGATGATGCACGAAAcagccgtcgtcgccgtcgagtTCAGCAAAGACAGCGAGGTGTTGGC from Besnoitia besnoiti strain Bb-Ger1 chromosome XI, whole genome shotgun sequence carries:
- a CDS encoding putative amino acid transporter (encoded by transcript BESB_019650); translation: MEGATRGSAWPRQWLRHLSKLLPRSDLPGANQPTPFNLNRYVLLVFYIVCGCTTGAIYFGWPAMASLIFHNEGFSTLCSRDPVTGEFSPDLRQQGEIFICDAQDAAVQRLFTLAGSLCCVMSACGGALMDFVGPKWAMCLGQSLSLAGWLLLAFSQASPATYTAALALIGLGTDSGFLPVMCVTRLFPGSAGLIITILSSASSASSAVPAVLAPFVETQGASLRTVALCYVGVGPILSILVALFLVPTHNYLVDCDVPDAATQHAKRGGRAVDTFSEKATRRRDLEAGGADLCLSGDTRRQSSCKSAASLSVVTSLAIGDKSVSDDARALGGPATGKRAACGADTGAYAEIQSEVATPPAGPEGAEGDELACVATDDSETATEGTWSVEGELRSEVPATAALKDKVREKFSDAEYVAAIGAEEEAELCVCGALRAAAPSPKLQDDRGDTSGLRPFLKQVFSERYLLVVVYFIGVAWGGTFYTQAPRRMFPDSVVDFMEIIQPLSFIPCVILGKLADCFGIVKIMAVVNTCGLLMYLTSMIRVHDAFGYVSVTFYALYMSLFASQAFVYIEATFSAQFFGKLIGLTVMCGGLLSLLTNCMYEGVVIRIGKGDPFFMQIAMTILMAIQYIWLGILLWLHQKNPHPYRQFVRRSSVDHTSEGEASVCMVSSNDACRKPSDKSFGSTVFMTSTT
- a CDS encoding WD-40 repeat protein (encoded by transcript BESB_019660), which codes for MATNLEIDSADVIRLILQFLQESNLTRSVQILQEESGVYLNAVESVEEFAGDVQQGKWDKVLQTVSHCKLQDDTLQLLYEQVLCEMLELREVELGRCLLRETSVFNQYRLQNPEKFKRLELLCSKPFFDPKDVYEHTSKEKRRAAIAQAIAQELQSVPSSRLLTLLGMSLKYQKQKGILPSGEKFNLFLNSAGRGKEGREEFPVAIAKTIRFGSKSHPECAAFSPDGHHLVSGSIDGFVEIWEWTSGQLNKELPYQKEDALMMHETAVVAVEFSKDSEVLATGSQDGQLKVWIVATGQCARKFDRAHDGAITSISFSKDNTHLLTSSFDTTARIHGLKSGKTLKEFRGHLTFVNCALYLSDNTRVVTGSADGKVKLWDAKTQDCLYTFSPPLPPHMSDSTHLPAINNIILAPKHGSDKELIYVCSKTPAINLMTLEGQAIKTWSSGKKYGGDFVYACLSPRGEWLYCAGEDNTLYCFANATGKLEHVMKIHEKDTIGVAHHPYHNVMASWGCDGCLNLLRP